GCTCCGGTGCGTCGGCGAGAAATTCGTCCAGTGGCACCGGTTTGCGCCACAGCAGCTCCTTGGACTTCAGTTCCTTCGACACCTGGGGGGAATCGTGAAACTCCGCCATCTTGCCGATTTCCACCGCCGTCGCGAACCCGAGAAAACTCCACGGCAGCAGTATCGATGCCAGCAACCGCCAGTGTGGCGCGATATTGAGGGCCAGGTAGGCCGCACACCACAACATCACCGGAACCAGAATCGCCAGCGCCAGAATATTCATCAGCGGCATGATGGCGTGCAGCGAGAAATTGAAATTCAGCAGGGTGCTGAACCACTGCCAGGCCGCGTAAGCCAGGGCGGCACTGGCGGCGATGGACAGGTGCGCGAGGAAGTGGGACTCGTGTTTCACCACCTTGCCGATAAACGCCCAGGCACCGGCATAGACCAGAAGCCCGATCACCGCGTTGGTGAGAATCTCTACCGCCTTGGTCCACTGGAACTCGCTGCGGCTGCCGAGGTAGGCCAGCCACAGACTGAGCCCGGCGACCAGCAGGCACAGGGCAACCGCAACCACCGGTGTGGCGATGCGATCGAACACCGTCTCCGCGGTATGCAGGGGAATGGCCGGGGCCACACTCATTTCCGTATCGATAAACCGGAAGTGGCTCTTGCCGATCTGCACCTCGTCGCCGCTCTGGATCTGGTGCTCGCGGACCTGGCGCGGCTTTACCGACTTGTCGCGGAAATTGCGCAGCAGGCGCACACCGTTGAGGCTGCCGAGGTCGCGCAGCAGGTAGCAGCCGTCCTCATCCCGCAGGACTTCCGCATGGACCGGGTCCACATGGGGGTCTTCCACCATTACCGCGTTGTCGTAACAGCGGCCGAGAGTGGCGCGTTCTTCTTCCATGCGGTAGCGGGTGCACACCCGGTGGGCACGATTGATTTCTTCGATAATCAGTGCCATTGAATTTCACTCGCAAACTTCTGGGTAAAGGCGCTGGCGGATTCCCGGGTGAATCCGGAAAGGGTGAAATGGCTGACCAGCGCGCGGTTGGACTGGTCGACGGTCAGGCTCACGTAAAACACATCGTAGAGTTCCGGGAACTCCTTGTAGCGGCGCACGCAGTAGGAGGTGCGCGCGATCACCGGCCCCTGGCTGCCTTTGGATCTGGGGGGCGTCGTTTCTGTTTCTGCGCCGTCTCCGTTCGCCTCCAGGGTTTGCGGGGGCGCGTTGCCATTGCGCGGGTGGCTGGTGAACTGCTGTTTGCAGTTGAAGTTGGTCACGTCTTTTTCCCCGGCGCTGTTGCCGGGGTAGAAACCGCTCATCTCATCTTCATAGGCGGCGTAAAAACGCGACGACGGGAAATCCTCATCGGACTCCAGCCAGAAGAACTCATACTCCACCCGGCCGGTATCAAATTCCTCGGAAAGGTACACCACATCCTGCCCGGTGCAGCCCTTGGCGATCTGTTTCAGGGGGTTGTCTTCATCGTCGGTGGAATTGCCCCAGCACTGGACCGAAGGCACGATTTCTCCCACCACCATCGCATCTCCCAGCGGGCGCAGCTGCCAGTCGGCGGCGAGGATCTGGTCGATGATACGCTGCTGGTTCTTGCGCAGCTGGCGGTCGATGATGGGGTGCAGCTCCAGCGGGCCCTCGCCGTTATTGGTGTCTTGTTTGAAGTCCTGCCAGAGGTCGATCAGCTTATCCACCGGCACCAGAAAGCTGATCTGGTTGCCCGCGGTGGCCACATTGATACCCACCACCTGGCCGCTGCGATTGATCACCGGGCCGCCACTCATACCGGGATTGATGGAGCCGGAGAAATGAATGCGCTGGTAAAAACTGCCGCTCGCGATGCCGTTGTAGGTGCCGGGCACGATGGTCATCCCGAGGTCCAGCGGGT
This is a stretch of genomic DNA from Microbulbifer bruguierae. It encodes these proteins:
- a CDS encoding FHA domain-containing protein, with the translated sequence MALIIEEINRAHRVCTRYRMEEERATLGRCYDNAVMVEDPHVDPVHAEVLRDEDGCYLLRDLGSLNGVRLLRNFRDKSVKPRQVREHQIQSGDEVQIGKSHFRFIDTEMSVAPAIPLHTAETVFDRIATPVVAVALCLLVAGLSLWLAYLGSRSEFQWTKAVEILTNAVIGLLVYAGAWAFIGKVVKHESHFLAHLSIAASAALAYAAWQWFSTLLNFNFSLHAIMPLMNILALAILVPVMLWCAAYLALNIAPHWRLLASILLPWSFLGFATAVEIGKMAEFHDSPQVSKELKSKELLWRKPVPLDEFLADAPELFDIPLEEEVTGSNKDGNKEKSTGKGDKPSKSALSDNKLSAR
- a CDS encoding S1 family peptidase, translating into MFRATIAAIALVCYAGFLQAQSYEQLYSDYRGSLYQIRLIELSSNSKAGLGSGFQISADGLIATNYHVVSEAVSDPEKYSLKYLSVDGQEGDLELLDVDVINDLAILRQKGQPGKEHLQLSQTPPSKGETIVSMGNPLDLGMTIVPGTYNGIASGSFYQRIHFSGSINPGMSGGPVINRSGQVVGINVATAGNQISFLVPVDKLIDLWQDFKQDTNNGEGPLELHPIIDRQLRKNQQRIIDQILAADWQLRPLGDAMVVGEIVPSVQCWGNSTDDEDNPLKQIAKGCTGQDVVYLSEEFDTGRVEYEFFWLESDEDFPSSRFYAAYEDEMSGFYPGNSAGEKDVTNFNCKQQFTSHPRNGNAPPQTLEANGDGAETETTPPRSKGSQGPVIARTSYCVRRYKEFPELYDVFYVSLTVDQSNRALVSHFTLSGFTRESASAFTQKFASEIQWH